A genome region from Megalobrama amblycephala isolate DHTTF-2021 linkage group LG18, ASM1881202v1, whole genome shotgun sequence includes the following:
- the LOC125252542 gene encoding odorant receptor 131-2-like — MSNFNDSKSNITQIISPADRDLKTFLSVSSCVIFLYVNGVMIFTLRKKTVFQEASRYILFGHMLWVDTLNLVMSVLLFVLAICKVFVMKIFCLILLVAATAIYQVSILNLALMSLERYVAICIPLRHAEITTYGRTNMAIGVVWMLGWIKSLSEIIIFCSIDTNTAMHLFCSKTTLFRLPVYKQLDIGFACVFFVSVCFVIIFSYASIATVAKTASCDKMSAKKANKTVLLHLIQLGLCAASILVGVIQEVIYVNTDYMTSLHVMYFCFVVFMIFPKCLSPLIYGLRDQAFSTLFKYYFTFGLKKQNSCNTEMHLEREK; from the coding sequence ATGTCTAATTTTAATGATTCTAAATCTAACATCACTCAGATTATATCACCAGCGGATCGagatttgaaaacatttttgtctGTGTCCTCATGTGTTATTTTCCTCTATGTCAATGGAGTCATGATCTTCACTTTGAGGAAAAAGACTGTTTTTCAGGAGGCATCTCGctacattttgtttggtcacaTGCTTTGGGTCGATACGCTCAATCTTGTTATGAGTGTACTGTTGTTTGTGTTGGCTATTTGTAAGGTTTTTGTTATGAAAATTTTTTGCCTTATCCTTCTTGTTGCTGCAACAGCTATCTATCAGGTCTCTATATTAAATCTGGCTTTGATGtcactggagaggtatgtggccATCTGCATCCCTCTCAGACATGCAGAAATCACCACCTACGGAAGAACTAACATGGCCATTGGTGTTGTTTGGATGTTAGGCTGGATTAAATCCCTGTCTgagattattatattttgttccATTGATACAAACACAGCAATGCATTTGTTCTGCTCAAAAACTACTCTCTTCAGGCTACCGGTCTATAAGCAACTTGATATAGGTTTCGCTTGTGTATTTTTTGTATCTGTGTGTTTTGTTATTATCTTTTCTTATGCTTCTATAGCAACTGTGGCTAAAACAGCCTCCTGTGATAAAATGTCAGCCAAAAAAGCCAACAAGACTGTTCTGTTGCATCTAATACAGCTGGGTCTCTGTGCTGCATCCATTTTAGTTGGAGTTATTCAAGAAGTCATTTATGTTAATACTGACTATATGACATCATTacatgtaatgtatttttgctTTGTAGTGTTTATGATTTTCCCCAAATGTCTAAGTCCTCTTATATATGGTCTAAGAGACCAGGCCTTTAgcactttatttaaatactACTTTACATTTGGTCTCAAAAAGCAAAACAGTTGTAATACAGAGATGCATTTAGAGAGAGAAAAGTAG
- the LOC125252545 gene encoding odorant receptor 131-2-like translates to MSNFNDSKSNITQTILLADRDLKTFLSVSSCVIFLYVNGVMIFTLRKKTVFQEASRYILFGHMLWVDTLNLVMSVVLFVLAFCRVFVMKIFCLILLVAATAIYQVSILNLALMSLERYVAICIPLRHAEITTYGRTNMAIGVVWMLSWIKSLSEIIIFCSIDTNTAMHLFCSKTTLFRLPVYKQLDIGFTCVFFVSVCFVIIFTYASIATVAKTASCDKMSAKKANKTVLLHLIQLGLCAASILVGVIQEVIYVYTDLMTSINVMYFCFVALMIFPKCLSPLIYGLRDQAFSTLFKYYFTFGLKKQNSCNTEMHLGREK, encoded by the coding sequence ATGTCTAATTTTAATGATTCTAAATCTAACATCACTCAGACTATATTACTGGCGGATCGagatttgaaaacatttttgtctGTGTCCTCATGTGTTATTTTCCTCTATGTCAATGGAGTCATGATCTTCACTTTGAGGAAAAAGACTGTTTTTCAGGAGGCATCTCgttacattttgtttggtcacaTGCTTTGGGTCGATACGCTCAATCTTGTTATGAGTGTAGTGCTGTTTGTGTTGGCTTTTTGTAGGGTTTTTGTTATGAAAATTTTTTGCCTTATCCTTCTTGTTGCTGCAACAGCTATCTATCAGGTCTCTATATTAAATCTGGCTTTGATGtcactggagaggtatgtggccATCTGCATCCCTCTCAGACATGCAGAAATCACCACCTACGGAAGAACTAACATGGCCATTGGTGTTGTTTGGATGTTAAGCTGGATTAAATCCCTGTCTgagattattatattttgttccATTGATACAAACACAGCAATGCATTTGTTCTGCTCAAAAACTACTCTCTTCAGGCTACCGGTCTATAAGCAACTTGATATAGGTTTCACTTGTGTATTTTTTGTATCTGTGTGTTTTGTTATTATCTTTACTTATGCTTCTATAGCAACTGTGGCTAAAACAGCCTCCTGTGATAAAATGTCAGCCAAAAAAGCCAACAAGACTGTTCTGTTGCATCTAATACAGCTGGGTCTCTGTGCTGCATCCATTTTAGTTGGAGTTATCCAAGAAGTCATATATGTTTATACTGACTTAATGACATcaataaatgtaatgtatttttgctTTGTAGCGCTTATGATTTTCCCCAAATGTCTAAGTCCTCTTATATATGGTCTGAGAGACCAGGCCTTTAgcactttatttaaatactACTTTACATTTGGTCTCAAAAAGCAAAACAGTTGTAATACAGAGATGCATTTAGGGAGAGAAAAGTAG